GACTTGAACCCTCATGGCCTGCCGGAGATGAGCAAGCATCGCAGTGCCGAACTGGAGGCTCTGTGCTCCGAAGAATTCAAGGCAGGCCTGGAAGCGCTCCGGATTCACCTGATTACCTATCGCGAATTTATTACGCGAATGGGGCTGGACAATATGCGACGGCCGGCGGACACAGGGTACTAGGATGCGATTTTCTCCCGCTGTCTTCTAGTGAGCAACCAGATCATTCCCTCGGGAATTCTCCTACGTAAAGCACTACCATACTTCATCAAATGGGGATATCTGCCCCCGGAGTCGCGGATTCTATCTTTCCAGCACTGGGCAATTCCGGCCTATCTCCAGTTTCAAGTGATGGCTTTACAGGATGACCGAGCCTGCTGGTTTTGATCCGGTTTGGCGGCATGGATCCGGGCCGGAAAGGGTTTGTCATCATACCACTTGAGAAAGGATGTCTGGGATCGTTTCTCGACGGTAACAGAGCCAGGTGGGGCCGTTCCATTTCCGGATTCAAAAGAATTTGTTAAAGATATCGGTCAAGGTGCCGATAGTGAAGGCTGGAAGCAAAAGGGAATCAGCGCTGCCGCAATCGCGCTGGTGAACCTGAGCGAGAGCACCGGAGTCAAGGAGCGATAAAACGGTGCTCGAAACCAAAGCCGCAAGGGCAGCAATGCCCATGCTCATGAAACAAGGAGGTAATCATGAGTTTCACACGTATCAACGCCAACCTGGCAGCGTTGGCTTCCTACAACGAACTCCTCGGTACAAACAGACAAGTCAGCAAAGGTCTGCTGCGATTATCTTCGGGTCTGAGGATCAACTCAGTCGGGGACGATCCGGCAGGTTTTTCGCTGGCTCGATCCATCGAGTCGCGTCGGCGTTCACTTTCACAGGCTCTCAATAACGTGGAGACCGCCAAGAACGTACTCAGTATTGCTGAGGGCGGTTACCTGGCGATTGCCGGCATTCTCCAGGTCATCAAGGAGAAGACGGTTCAGGCCGCGGACGACAGTTACAACTCCGATCAGAAGCAAGCGGTCCAAGGTCAGATTAACGCCCTGGTAGACGAGATCGATGACATCGTAAATGAGACCGAGTTCCAGGGGACGTTGCTGATCGACGGCTCCTTTACGGCAGCCGTGTTCCAGACCGGTGCCGCTGCCGGGGACATCTTCAACGTCGAGCTGGTCCAGGCGGATTCGGGGGCTTTAGGAGTTTCCAGCCTCAAGGTTTCCGATGCCAACTCAGCCTCGACTGCTATCGCCGCTGTAGACGATGCCATCAACACCCTCAACGTCACTGCCCAGAGGGTAGGTGAGTACATGCTCCGGTTGGATAATAAGTCGGATACCCTGGCCATCGCGGTGACCAACATCGAGGCCACCCGGAGCCGGATTGAGGATGCTGACTTCGCGAAAGAGCAGATGGATCTTATTCGCAACCAGATCATTCAGCAAACGGGATTTGCAGCATTTTCACAGGCCAATGCGGCACCCCAGCTGGTCCTATCGCTCTTCGCATAGTAACCAGCACTACCAGTTGGGGCTCCTCCAGAGGAAACCCGGCCTAAAAAGCCGGGTTTCCTTGTATTGGGGAGAATCGCAG
The Candidatus Neomarinimicrobiota bacterium DNA segment above includes these coding regions:
- a CDS encoding flagellin encodes the protein MSFTRINANLAALASYNELLGTNRQVSKGLLRLSSGLRINSVGDDPAGFSLARSIESRRRSLSQALNNVETAKNVLSIAEGGYLAIAGILQVIKEKTVQAADDSYNSDQKQAVQGQINALVDEIDDIVNETEFQGTLLIDGSFTAAVFQTGAAAGDIFNVELVQADSGALGVSSLKVSDANSASTAIAAVDDAINTLNVTAQRVGEYMLRLDNKSDTLAIAVTNIEATRSRIEDADFAKEQMDLIRNQIIQQTGFAAFSQANAAPQLVLSLFA